One genomic window of Bacteroidota bacterium includes the following:
- a CDS encoding T9SS type A sorting domain-containing protein: protein MQKMIGIASIVMLALFCGFELYHQLGMVHATQKNGFGCICHGFTPDDSVKVWISGPDSLVAGQEGLYEVHVARRQNIAAGFNVASYFGALGVVDTVGTQLMTESPGIDSLELTHKAPPRPANGRDTISWAFSYTAPFTAGVVDTLYSAGNSVDLDFTPDGDGWNFGQKFLVRVVGASSVGNPGVPRGFMLLQNYPNPFNPSTTIRYEIPVEAKVELKVFDAAGRQVSTLVDERKSSGTYEAVFGQDATKHLSSGVYLYRLAVIPTAVVHNKGYIKARKMLLVK, encoded by the coding sequence ATGCAAAAGATGATTGGCATCGCGTCCATTGTGATGCTTGCACTATTTTGTGGATTTGAACTCTACCATCAACTCGGGATGGTACACGCGACGCAGAAGAACGGATTCGGATGTATCTGCCACGGCTTCACGCCTGACGATTCGGTAAAGGTGTGGATTTCGGGGCCCGACTCACTCGTTGCAGGACAAGAGGGCCTGTACGAGGTACATGTTGCACGCAGGCAGAACATTGCCGCAGGATTCAACGTTGCTTCATATTTTGGCGCGCTGGGTGTCGTTGATACAGTTGGTACGCAGCTCATGACGGAATCGCCGGGAATCGACAGCCTCGAACTTACGCACAAGGCGCCGCCGCGTCCGGCCAACGGCAGAGATACTATTTCATGGGCTTTTTCTTATACTGCTCCGTTTACTGCAGGCGTGGTCGACACACTCTATTCTGCGGGGAATTCAGTTGATCTCGACTTCACCCCCGACGGCGACGGTTGGAATTTCGGGCAGAAGTTTCTCGTCAGGGTTGTGGGGGCAAGTTCTGTGGGCAATCCGGGTGTGCCGCGCGGGTTCATGCTTCTGCAAAACTACCCGAATCCATTCAATCCTTCAACAACAATCCGGTATGAAATCCCCGTTGAAGCCAAAGTCGAGTTGAAAGTGTTTGATGCAGCCGGCAGGCAGGTAAGTACTCTGGTAGACGAGCGGAAAAGTTCAGGGACATACGAAGCAGTGTTCGGTCAGGACGCAACCAAACACCTTTCAAGCGGAGTGTATCTGTACCGCCTTGCAGTTATTCCCACCGCCGTGGTGCACAACAAGGGCTACATAAAGGCGAGGAAGATGTTGCTGGTGAAGTGA
- a CDS encoding response regulator, with the protein MPKTVLLVDDDPLFIEVVRDLLEVHQYRVLMAQNGFDALHLLTEHNVDIIVSDIEMPVMNGIAFHARFSESDSYRNIPFVFLTSTDDGDKINYVRKHAHVALIRKSSMVDELIKTVGYLTTIP; encoded by the coding sequence ATGCCGAAAACTGTTCTACTCGTTGACGATGACCCGCTGTTCATTGAAGTGGTGAGGGATCTGCTTGAGGTTCATCAGTACCGGGTATTGATGGCTCAAAACGGCTTCGATGCACTTCATCTTCTCACTGAACACAATGTCGATATCATCGTCTCCGATATCGAAATGCCTGTCATGAATGGCATTGCCTTCCATGCCCGGTTTTCTGAAAGTGATTCCTATCGCAACATCCCCTTTGTGTTCCTCACATCAACCGACGACGGGGATAAGATCAACTATGTTCGCAAACACGCTCACGTTGCGCTGATTCGCAAGTCCAGCATGGTTGATGAACTCATTAAAACTGTCGGCTATCTGACAACAATCCCATAA
- a CDS encoding undecaprenyl-diphosphate phosphatase produces MSLLQTILLAIIEGLTEFLPVSSTAHMRFANPLIGVHPDAFIDMFQVVIQLAAMLSVVTIYWRKFFDINRMTFYGKLIVAVIPALIGGYFLKTYIGLALNNLMFIACVMIAGGIALVFVDRFYSEGAIHEEKEITYTRAFIIGCFQVLSIVFPGLSRSAATIIGGMSQRLSRSLAAEFSFFLAVPTMFAASVKSFLDVYNEHPDVLVRENYITLGIGAVISYLVALLAIELFIGYLKKHGFKVFGWYRIALGSVVLILLLTGHMQ; encoded by the coding sequence ATGAGCCTGTTACAGACTATTCTTCTTGCCATTATCGAAGGCCTTACCGAGTTTCTTCCTGTTTCCAGCACGGCACACATGCGTTTCGCGAATCCGCTGATTGGCGTTCATCCCGATGCATTCATCGACATGTTTCAGGTTGTGATACAACTCGCGGCGATGTTGTCGGTGGTGACAATCTACTGGCGGAAATTCTTCGATATCAACCGTATGACGTTTTACGGAAAACTCATCGTTGCAGTAATACCGGCATTGATTGGCGGCTACTTCCTGAAGACCTACATCGGGTTGGCGTTGAATAACCTGATGTTCATTGCGTGTGTGATGATTGCCGGGGGCATAGCCTTGGTGTTTGTGGATCGTTTCTATTCCGAAGGTGCAATCCACGAGGAAAAAGAAATTACGTATACCCGCGCATTTATTATTGGTTGCTTTCAGGTGCTGAGTATTGTGTTTCCGGGCTTGAGTAGAAGCGCCGCGACGATCATCGGCGGAATGAGCCAGCGGCTCTCCCGAAGCCTCGCAGCCGAGTTCTCGTTCTTTCTTGCCGTGCCGACGATGTTTGCCGCTTCCGTGAAAAGTTTCCTCGATGTGTACAACGAACATCCGGATGTTCTCGTCAGAGAAAATTACATAACCCTTGGAATCGGAGCCGTAATCTCCTACTTGGTGGCCCTGCTGGCTATTGAGTTGTTTATCGGGTATCTCAAGAAGCACGGTTTCAAGGTTTTTGGATGGTATAGAATAGCCTTGGGTTCGGTGGTGCTAATTCTCCTTCTCACCGGTCATATGCAGTAA
- a CDS encoding Gx transporter family protein — protein MSTRRITITALLGAVGIALFVVESYIPMPLPFLKIGLANISSVLALLMLGPSAALGVVALRVTVGSLLVGTFLSPAFVLASAAGMISAGAMALTKGTTKTLFSALGLSLIGSVVHVVVQLVIVRFVYVQNAAVFNLIPLLLLTALIGGFVVGLISLRLITSLKEVRL, from the coding sequence ATGTCAACCCGTCGGATTACAATTACGGCTCTGCTCGGTGCAGTGGGTATAGCCCTCTTTGTTGTTGAGTCCTACATTCCCATGCCCCTGCCTTTCCTGAAGATAGGGCTTGCGAATATCTCGAGTGTGCTCGCTTTGCTGATGCTCGGACCATCCGCTGCGCTCGGCGTCGTCGCTCTCCGCGTCACTGTCGGGTCGTTGCTCGTCGGAACGTTTCTCAGTCCCGCCTTTGTTCTCGCTTCTGCAGCCGGGATGATATCCGCAGGGGCGATGGCACTCACCAAAGGTACCACGAAAACTCTCTTCAGCGCGCTTGGCCTCAGCCTTATCGGGTCGGTGGTGCATGTTGTTGTTCAATTGGTGATTGTTCGATTCGTGTATGTGCAGAATGCGGCCGTCTTTAATCTGATTCCGCTGCTTCTGCTGACTGCCCTTATTGGCGGATTCGTGGTCGGGTTGATATCGCTTCGACTCATTACATCGCTGAAAGAGGTTCGGCTATGA
- a CDS encoding NusG domain II-containing protein: MKGRITWGDKVLAIGLALCTLGSFFGLQYISHPGSTVIVELKDLVVYKSSLAENRKITVRGDYGDVRIQVNEGRVAVVHADCPNKVCVRTGWRSLAGDAIICVPNRVLIRIVGAQTKHIRGITG; this comes from the coding sequence ATGAAGGGAAGAATTACGTGGGGAGATAAGGTATTAGCCATCGGGTTGGCGTTGTGTACACTCGGAAGTTTCTTCGGATTGCAATATATCAGCCACCCGGGATCGACAGTGATTGTTGAATTGAAAGATCTCGTCGTGTACAAAAGTAGTCTCGCAGAAAACCGAAAGATCACAGTCCGTGGTGACTATGGTGATGTCAGGATTCAAGTCAACGAAGGCAGGGTAGCGGTAGTTCATGCAGATTGTCCCAACAAAGTCTGCGTGCGGACAGGGTGGCGTTCGCTGGCGGGGGATGCCATTATCTGTGTTCCGAACCGCGTTCTTATTCGGATTGTTGGAGCGCAAACAAAACACATTCGGGGGATAACTGGATGA
- a CDS encoding FAD:protein FMN transferase, with protein sequence MKPLLLAVTVAVSFSSCTRDEIRPHSRQSTAMETYISVTTYDGNLSQHDAYALIDSAFAEIHRIEYLMTDYSESSDIGTINRLAGKDTVEVSDEVASLLRTSLSLSQQSAGAFDVSIGAIVRAWDFLSSEPEVPSRSKIRMLLRLTGFKNVMVDGSRVFLSQKGMRLDLGGIAKGYAVDRAVEILKRNGVKHAIVDIGGNLGVWWEGTTSVDSTVAEILVRHPRKEGKYFGSLKVGTAGVSTSGDYQRSFFHDGVRYHHIIDPATGHPARDVVSVTIIAGDALNADALSTLVFVLGREKGMDFIKHREDVEGIIVWEEEGDLYYELSPGLQGKFTRADD encoded by the coding sequence ATGAAGCCATTGTTGCTCGCCGTAACTGTAGCAGTAAGTTTCTCCTCATGCACACGTGATGAAATCCGTCCGCATTCACGTCAATCAACGGCAATGGAGACGTATATTTCGGTCACAACCTATGATGGCAACCTATCGCAGCACGATGCGTATGCGCTTATCGATTCCGCTTTTGCGGAGATCCACCGTATTGAGTACCTCATGACGGACTACTCCGAATCAAGCGATATCGGAACAATCAACCGCCTGGCCGGCAAAGATACGGTGGAAGTTTCCGATGAGGTCGCGTCTCTGCTTCGGACATCTCTTTCTCTTTCTCAGCAATCTGCCGGAGCGTTTGATGTTTCTATCGGCGCAATCGTCAGAGCATGGGATTTTCTTTCCTCCGAACCGGAAGTTCCTTCACGATCGAAAATCAGGATGCTGTTGCGGCTGACGGGATTCAAAAACGTGATGGTTGATGGCAGCAGAGTATTCTTGTCACAGAAAGGCATGCGTCTTGACCTTGGCGGTATTGCAAAAGGATATGCCGTTGACAGGGCTGTCGAAATTCTGAAACGCAACGGAGTGAAGCATGCCATTGTAGATATTGGAGGGAACCTCGGAGTCTGGTGGGAAGGAACAACGAGTGTCGACTCCACCGTTGCCGAAATCCTTGTCCGACATCCGCGGAAAGAGGGAAAGTACTTCGGCTCGTTGAAAGTGGGTACCGCAGGCGTTTCGACATCGGGTGACTATCAGAGATCTTTCTTCCATGATGGCGTTCGGTATCATCATATCATCGATCCTGCAACGGGCCATCCGGCGCGTGATGTTGTAAGCGTTACCATTATTGCCGGCGATGCACTCAATGCCGACGCTCTCTCAACCCTCGTGTTCGTGTTGGGACGGGAGAAGGGGATGGACTTCATCAAGCATCGTGAAGATGTTGAGGGGATAATTGTATGGGAGGAAGAAGGCGATCTTTATTACGAACTCTCTCCAGGATTGCAGGGAAAATTCACGCGTGCCGATGATTAG
- a CDS encoding ATP-binding cassette domain-containing protein yields the protein MPMISVDSVTYRYPGSDCDSLNDVSAAFQSASFAAIMGANGSGKSTLARMLNGLLIPATGNIIVDGMSTADSGSLSAIRRKVGLVFQDPNLQMTSPTVERELAFGLQNLGIPPDEIRSRVEIELESLNLVSRRYSPPSMLSGGEKLRLILSAVLMLQPDYLVLDETTSFLSPASRKQLLTKLIELNNSRRMGIVLITQFLEEAMMADRLAILDRGYLAYHGTPGDTLRKKEWLASLGIFIPAEFRLPV from the coding sequence GTGCCGATGATTAGTGTCGATTCTGTCACCTACCGGTATCCCGGCAGCGATTGCGATTCGTTGAATGATGTCAGTGCAGCGTTTCAGTCGGCATCGTTCGCGGCCATCATGGGCGCCAATGGCTCAGGGAAAAGCACGCTCGCCCGGATGCTCAATGGCCTGCTCATTCCCGCTACCGGCAACATCATTGTCGATGGTATGTCAACAGCCGACTCAGGCTCGCTATCTGCAATCAGGAGAAAGGTGGGTTTGGTCTTTCAAGATCCGAACCTGCAAATGACCTCCCCGACCGTTGAGCGGGAACTCGCCTTCGGTTTGCAGAACCTCGGGATTCCGCCTGATGAAATCCGCTCGAGGGTCGAGATCGAACTGGAATCCCTGAACCTCGTGTCGCGACGCTATTCACCGCCGTCAATGCTTTCGGGAGGTGAAAAGCTACGCCTCATCCTATCGGCCGTACTCATGCTGCAACCCGACTATCTTGTTCTTGATGAAACCACTTCATTTCTTTCTCCTGCCTCACGCAAGCAACTCTTGACAAAGCTCATCGAGTTGAACAACTCACGGCGTATGGGGATTGTTCTCATAACACAATTCCTTGAAGAGGCGATGATGGCCGACCGACTTGCCATCCTCGACCGGGGTTACCTTGCTTACCACGGTACTCCCGGCGATACACTCCGGAAGAAAGAATGGCTCGCCTCACTGGGAATTTTCATCCCCGCAGAATTTCGTTTGCCGGTATGA
- a CDS encoding ATP-binding cassette domain-containing protein, whose product MARLTGNFHPRRISFAGMNLSLVDISFSYSSKAFSPRRVLDCINLSVQSGECVAIVGEEGAGKSTLLQLMNGLLKPDSGTVSVDGDDIWTNPRRQRKMRQNVGFAFQFPEQQFFCETVFDELLFTSRNMGHKSDKTREDCIEVLRQLGLDERVLVRSPFSLSMGEARRVALASLLVHDPQVFLLDEPTAGLDGFGMDIVMSLFARLKSRGRTIVFASHEKELISRVASRVAKLAEGNLKSDYRVTESLSVT is encoded by the coding sequence ATGGCTCGCCTCACTGGGAATTTTCATCCCCGCAGAATTTCGTTTGCCGGTATGAATCTCTCTCTCGTCGATATTAGCTTCTCGTATTCGTCGAAGGCGTTCTCACCTCGGCGAGTGCTTGATTGCATTAACCTTTCCGTGCAATCGGGAGAATGCGTTGCGATTGTTGGAGAAGAGGGAGCCGGCAAAAGCACGCTGCTGCAATTGATGAACGGCCTGCTGAAGCCCGATTCTGGAACTGTCTCAGTCGATGGTGATGATATTTGGACAAATCCAAGGCGTCAACGTAAAATGCGACAGAATGTTGGATTTGCGTTTCAGTTTCCCGAGCAACAATTCTTCTGCGAAACCGTGTTCGATGAACTCCTGTTTACATCTCGCAATATGGGGCACAAAAGCGATAAGACGAGAGAGGATTGCATCGAAGTACTGCGGCAACTGGGGCTTGATGAGAGAGTTCTGGTCCGCTCCCCTTTTTCTTTGAGTATGGGAGAAGCCCGCCGCGTGGCTCTTGCAAGCCTGCTAGTTCATGATCCTCAGGTGTTCTTGCTTGATGAACCAACCGCAGGATTGGATGGTTTTGGGATGGACATTGTGATGTCCTTGTTTGCAAGGCTGAAATCACGAGGTCGGACAATTGTATTTGCTTCACACGAGAAAGAACTGATTTCTCGAGTCGCATCCCGGGTAGCGAAGCTTGCGGAGGGCAATCTGAAATCGGATTATCGTGTTACTGAATCCTTGTCAGTAACATGA
- a CDS encoding energy-coupling factor transporter transmembrane protein EcfT produces the protein MQFHRRFLENLDAKTKLLALFLLSAQILFTTDYRMLAAYGCITFLALGLSPISFRTAAKQLRKILWFVLFITCINAVTVSGIVLYEFAGVYLTKEGVLDGLALSARLGIVLLLSFVFTRTTRVADIVDSIEEFLSPFQSRLGSFISVFGLTMNFVPLLIQSAQRIKAAQRARGADVDSSFTSQVRFASEAALPLFVAAFRASQHLADAMDARCYDPAARRTSIRIRKMGLADWMTLLFLLCLPLLVMLLTRIQ, from the coding sequence ATGCAATTTCACCGGAGATTTCTTGAGAACCTCGACGCAAAGACAAAGCTGCTTGCGTTGTTCCTTCTCAGCGCACAAATTCTGTTTACAACAGATTATCGGATGCTTGCGGCATACGGATGCATTACGTTTTTGGCTCTGGGATTGTCACCCATCTCATTTCGCACAGCGGCAAAACAACTCAGGAAAATACTCTGGTTTGTGTTGTTCATAACCTGCATCAACGCGGTAACGGTAAGCGGCATTGTGTTGTATGAATTTGCAGGAGTGTATCTCACAAAGGAAGGAGTACTTGATGGCCTGGCACTCTCGGCACGGCTGGGGATTGTATTGCTGCTTTCGTTCGTCTTTACGCGCACGACGAGAGTTGCCGATATCGTTGACAGCATCGAAGAGTTTCTCTCACCTTTTCAAAGCAGATTGGGTTCCTTCATATCCGTTTTTGGGTTGACGATGAACTTCGTTCCGCTGCTCATTCAATCAGCGCAGAGAATCAAGGCGGCTCAGCGGGCGAGAGGTGCAGACGTTGATTCCTCGTTCACAAGCCAGGTACGATTTGCATCCGAGGCGGCGTTACCTCTGTTCGTTGCAGCTTTCCGGGCATCACAACATCTGGCAGATGCAATGGATGCGCGCTGCTACGATCCGGCTGCACGGCGCACGTCAATCAGGATAAGGAAGATGGGTTTAGCGGATTGGATGACTCTTCTGTTTCTCCTGTGTCTTCCGCTTCTGGTCATGTTACTGACAAGGATTCAGTAA
- a CDS encoding response regulator, translating into MHLPEASTTVFVDNPYHKAKIEHYLERAEDLFRMARYKQAQKMLGSVFALDPEDRSGQALQKAISAALSNLHSVSSHFSNHSNGHAKQFRRGEVVLVVDQDERVLISLAGTLHKYGFGAIGAGGLEEAIDALSTFKPSLIISEVNFESGSIGYDLYLWIRHNEELGATPFLYLATRVTREMLIAGRRMGVDEFIVKPLDEEVVMASILHCLSRRKKKVA; encoded by the coding sequence ATGCATCTGCCCGAAGCAAGCACGACAGTATTTGTCGACAATCCATATCACAAAGCAAAAATAGAACACTACCTTGAGCGAGCGGAGGATCTCTTTCGGATGGCGCGCTACAAGCAAGCGCAGAAAATGCTCGGATCGGTTTTTGCACTTGATCCGGAAGATCGTTCTGGACAGGCTCTGCAAAAGGCAATTTCTGCGGCCTTGTCGAACCTTCATTCGGTTTCTTCCCACTTCTCGAATCACAGCAACGGACATGCAAAGCAATTCCGGCGCGGAGAAGTTGTGCTTGTTGTCGATCAGGACGAACGCGTGTTGATATCGCTTGCCGGCACGCTTCACAAGTACGGTTTTGGGGCAATAGGCGCCGGCGGTCTTGAAGAGGCAATTGATGCGCTCTCCACGTTCAAACCGAGCTTGATCATTTCAGAAGTGAACTTCGAAAGCGGGTCGATCGGCTATGATTTGTATCTGTGGATCAGGCACAATGAGGAACTCGGCGCAACGCCGTTTCTGTATCTGGCCACTCGTGTCACGCGTGAAATGCTCATCGCCGGAAGGCGAATGGGTGTTGATGAGTTCATCGTCAAGCCGCTTGACGAAGAGGTTGTGATGGCTTCGATCCTGCACTGTCTCTCCCGGCGCAAAAAGAAAGTCGCCTGA
- a CDS encoding radical SAM protein, with amino-acid sequence MSKLIVNEIFFSIQGESGFAGMPCVFVRLTGCNLRCVWCDTEYAFYEGRQMSMEEILAKVESYNCKLVEVTGGEPLVQEGVHDLMTTLCDRGFEVLLETSGSISIAGVDSRVRRIVDIKCPGSGMVKENLWENIEFLTAQDEVKFVVGSKDDFQWTVDVIRRYELEKKCPIFLSPVFGDVQPIELADWILESGIPARLQLQMHKYIWEPETRSV; translated from the coding sequence ATGTCTAAACTCATTGTAAACGAGATTTTCTTCAGCATCCAGGGTGAATCCGGTTTTGCCGGAATGCCATGCGTGTTTGTACGTTTGACGGGCTGCAATTTGCGTTGCGTGTGGTGTGACACGGAGTATGCCTTCTACGAAGGCCGGCAAATGTCGATGGAGGAGATACTTGCAAAAGTCGAATCATATAACTGCAAGCTGGTTGAAGTCACAGGGGGCGAGCCGTTGGTGCAGGAAGGTGTTCATGATTTGATGACGACTCTGTGCGATCGGGGTTTTGAAGTGTTGCTGGAAACAAGCGGGAGCATCAGTATTGCCGGCGTTGACAGTCGGGTAAGAAGGATTGTCGATATCAAATGTCCAGGCAGCGGAATGGTGAAGGAAAATCTGTGGGAGAATATCGAATTCCTAACAGCGCAGGACGAAGTCAAGTTCGTTGTCGGCAGCAAGGATGATTTCCAGTGGACTGTTGACGTTATACGACGCTACGAGTTGGAGAAGAAATGTCCGATTTTCCTGTCACCTGTGTTTGGCGACGTTCAACCGATTGAATTGGCGGATTGGATTCTGGAAAGCGGAATTCCGGCTCGATTGCAGTTGCAGATGCACAAGTATATTTGGGAGCCTGAGACGAGAAGCGTATGA
- the queC gene encoding 7-cyano-7-deazaguanine synthase QueC, translating to MSKRPLAVILASGGMDSCVTAAIASQEYDLAFLHLNYGQRTEGREMRAFNAIADHFSAADRLVVSMDHLSKIGGSSLTDAAVPVSKADLLKTSIPTSYVPFRNANMLAVAVSWAEVLGSPSIFVGAVQEDSSGYPDCRREFYDAFENVIEAGTKPSTNITISTPIIHLSKMEIVLQGIALGAPLHLTWSCYLNEEVACGVCDSCALRLRGFQLAGIPDPIPYAHRPVYA from the coding sequence ATGAGCAAGCGACCCTTGGCCGTAATTCTTGCAAGCGGGGGAATGGACAGTTGCGTTACAGCGGCAATTGCTTCGCAAGAATATGACCTTGCGTTCCTCCACCTGAACTACGGGCAGCGAACGGAAGGTCGTGAGATGCGGGCATTCAATGCGATCGCCGATCATTTTAGTGCCGCCGACAGACTTGTTGTTTCCATGGATCATCTTTCCAAAATCGGGGGGTCGAGTCTTACGGATGCTGCCGTTCCTGTGTCGAAGGCGGATCTGCTCAAAACGTCAATCCCGACGTCATACGTGCCGTTTCGAAATGCCAACATGCTGGCCGTTGCTGTAAGTTGGGCCGAAGTGTTGGGGTCTCCTTCGATTTTTGTCGGAGCTGTGCAGGAGGATTCCTCGGGTTATCCTGATTGCCGGCGGGAGTTCTATGACGCATTCGAAAACGTCATCGAGGCCGGCACAAAGCCATCTACCAACATAACGATCAGTACGCCGATTATTCATCTCTCCAAGATGGAAATTGTCTTGCAGGGAATTGCATTAGGTGCTCCGCTGCATCTGACATGGTCGTGTTATCTGAACGAGGAGGTTGCCTGCGGCGTGTGCGACAGTTGTGCGTTACGGCTGCGGGGATTTCAACTTGCCGGGATTCCCGACCCGATTCCATACGCACACCGTCCGGTATACGCCTGA
- a CDS encoding fumarate hydratase: MEHFKDSIYKLIIETSTNLPPDVRRALARTMETEKPDSQSGLALQTIAINVDMACSDVAPICQDTGMLTFEIHCPVDANQITMKRKILEAIADATKNGKLRPNSVNSLTGKNSGNNLGEGTPVVHFEQWERDEVDVRLLLKGGGCENKNIQYSLPAELPNLGRADRSLEGVRKAIMHAVFQAQGQGCSVGAIGVGIGGDRTSGYALAKKQLFRSLDDVNSNPDLAKLEARILEDANKLGIGTMGFGGQATLIGCKIGAYNRLPASFFVSVAYDCWAFRRLGVVLDGSTGAIKRWLYKDETPSVKMAKHEGLPITGREVSLTTPLSEAQVRSLKVGDVVLLNGEMHMGRDMIHHHLMTHDSPVELDGAALYHCGPVALKENGKWVMGAAGPTTSIREEPYQGNIIKKFGIRAVIGKGGMGAKTLAAMKEFGAVYLNAIGGAAQFYTKCITEVRGVDFLEEFGVPEAMWHITVKDFPAIVTMDAHGNSLHADVEKASAEELKKFAEV, from the coding sequence ATGGAACACTTTAAGGATAGCATCTATAAACTAATTATTGAGACATCCACCAACCTGCCGCCGGATGTCCGTAGGGCGCTGGCGCGCACGATGGAAACCGAGAAACCTGACTCGCAATCTGGTCTTGCGTTGCAGACTATTGCCATCAACGTTGATATGGCGTGCTCAGACGTTGCCCCTATTTGCCAGGATACGGGCATGTTGACATTTGAGATTCATTGCCCGGTCGACGCAAATCAGATTACCATGAAGCGGAAGATTTTGGAAGCAATTGCCGACGCAACGAAGAACGGCAAGCTCCGCCCCAATTCCGTGAATTCGCTGACTGGAAAAAACAGCGGCAACAACCTCGGTGAAGGTACGCCCGTCGTTCACTTCGAGCAGTGGGAGAGAGATGAAGTCGATGTTCGTCTTCTGCTGAAAGGCGGCGGATGCGAGAACAAGAATATCCAGTATTCGCTCCCGGCAGAATTGCCGAATCTCGGTCGTGCAGACCGGAGTCTCGAAGGAGTGCGCAAAGCCATTATGCACGCAGTCTTTCAGGCACAAGGACAGGGTTGCAGTGTTGGCGCAATCGGTGTTGGTATCGGAGGCGATAGAACATCGGGCTATGCGCTGGCGAAGAAGCAACTCTTCCGTTCGCTGGATGATGTGAATTCGAATCCTGACTTGGCGAAGCTTGAGGCCAGAATCCTTGAAGACGCCAACAAACTGGGCATCGGGACGATGGGTTTCGGCGGACAAGCGACGCTGATTGGCTGCAAGATAGGCGCATACAACAGGCTTCCGGCCAGCTTTTTCGTCAGCGTGGCGTACGATTGCTGGGCGTTCCGCAGGCTCGGTGTTGTGCTTGACGGAAGCACGGGCGCCATCAAGCGATGGCTGTACAAAGACGAAACACCTTCCGTCAAAATGGCCAAGCATGAGGGATTGCCTATCACAGGGCGTGAGGTATCACTGACAACCCCCCTCTCCGAAGCGCAAGTACGCTCGCTCAAGGTCGGTGATGTTGTGCTGCTGAACGGCGAGATGCATATGGGCCGCGACATGATTCATCATCACTTGATGACGCATGACTCGCCGGTAGAACTTGACGGAGCCGCGCTGTACCATTGCGGACCTGTGGCTCTGAAAGAAAACGGCAAATGGGTGATGGGAGCTGCCGGGCCTACAACAAGCATTCGCGAAGAGCCATATCAAGGCAATATCATAAAGAAATTCGGAATACGTGCTGTGATCGGCAAGGGAGGAATGGGGGCGAAGACGCTTGCGGCTATGAAGGAGTTCGGCGCCGTGTATCTGAATGCCATCGGCGGGGCGGCGCAATTCTATACGAAATGCATCACCGAAGTCCGGGGCGTCGACTTCCTTGAGGAATTCGGCGTGCCCGAGGCGATGTGGCACATTACTGTGAAGGATTTTCCGGCGATCGTTACGATGGACGCTCACGGCAACAGCCTGCATGCCGATGTGGAAAAAGCATCAGCCGAAGAGTTGAAGAAGTTCGCGGAAGTGTAA
- a CDS encoding ferritin, translating into MLSKTILNAFDTQIKNELEAAYLYLSMSSYCNASNFPGFGKWLRAQAQEELGHGMKLFDYVHHRGSNATLQAIAEPKAMFKNIVEVFDVVYEHEQKVTGLIHKLYEAALKENDYASQIELQWFITEQVEEEQTASMIVEQLKMIGDNKAMLLMMDRQMGVRGAA; encoded by the coding sequence ATGCTCAGCAAGACAATCCTCAACGCGTTCGATACCCAGATCAAGAATGAACTTGAGGCGGCATACCTGTACCTATCAATGTCCTCGTACTGTAATGCGTCGAACTTTCCGGGCTTCGGCAAATGGCTTCGCGCCCAAGCGCAGGAGGAACTGGGGCACGGGATGAAGCTGTTCGACTACGTGCATCATCGCGGAAGTAATGCAACGCTGCAAGCAATTGCAGAACCGAAAGCGATGTTCAAGAATATTGTCGAAGTGTTTGATGTTGTTTACGAGCATGAACAGAAGGTTACCGGACTGATTCACAAGCTCTACGAGGCGGCTTTGAAGGAGAACGACTATGCCAGCCAGATCGAGCTGCAATGGTTCATCACGGAACAGGTGGAAGAAGAACAAACGGCATCGATGATTGTCGAGCAGCTGAAGATGATCGGAGACAACAAAGCAATGCTTTTGATGATGGATCGACAGATGGGCGTCCGCGGGGCCGCGTAA